Proteins encoded within one genomic window of Deltaproteobacteria bacterium:
- the modA gene encoding molybdate ABC transporter substrate-binding protein, with product MRGPGDRHRRGDGRALQETHPRIFETIRQPLRILRVSVVKPVAWALTTIAALAGIIVHGALPGAGAAAASRLTVAAAASLSLALDEIAASYEEETGVKVVVSYGSTGMLARQIIHGAPFDVFFAAHESYIEDLKEKGLVMEGTETTYAEGRLAMAVNRSAGAAVSTLADLASARVRRIALANPSHAPYGRAARQALESAGVWETVREKVVYGENVRQVLRFVRTGDVPVGIVALSVARAEGVDTYPVDPSLHEPVRQAAAVLRRAADGAEAGRFLRYAAGPAGRAVFTRYGLAAPAGAR from the coding sequence CTGCGCGGACCTGGGGATCGACATCGACGAGGTGACGGCCGAGCCCTTCAAGAAACTCATCCCCGTATCTTCGAGACCATACGGCAACCTTTACGCATACTGAGGGTCAGCGTCGTGAAGCCCGTCGCCTGGGCCCTGACAACCATAGCGGCTCTTGCGGGCATCATCGTCCACGGGGCGCTTCCGGGCGCCGGGGCCGCCGCGGCGTCGCGCCTTACCGTGGCGGCGGCGGCGTCGCTGAGCCTCGCCCTCGACGAGATAGCGGCCTCCTACGAAGAGGAGACCGGTGTTAAGGTCGTCGTCTCCTACGGCTCGACCGGCATGCTCGCCCGCCAGATAATCCACGGCGCGCCCTTCGACGTCTTCTTCGCCGCCCACGAAAGCTACATCGAGGACCTGAAAGAGAAGGGGCTCGTAATGGAGGGCACCGAGACGACCTACGCCGAGGGCCGCCTGGCCATGGCAGTGAACCGCTCCGCCGGAGCGGCCGTGTCGACGCTTGCGGACCTGGCCTCTGCACGGGTGCGGCGCATAGCGCTGGCCAATCCCTCCCACGCCCCTTACGGCCGGGCCGCGAGGCAGGCGCTCGAGTCCGCCGGGGTCTGGGAGACGGTCAGGGAGAAGGTGGTCTACGGCGAGAACGTCCGGCAGGTGTTGCGCTTTGTCCGCACGGGCGACGTTCCGGTCGGCATAGTCGCCCTTTCCGTGGCCCGCGCCGAGGGCGTCGATACCTATCCCGTGGACCCCTCGCTCCACGAGCCGGTGAGGCAGGCGGCGGCCGTACTGCGCCGCGCCGCTGACGGGGCCGAAGCCGGGCGTTTCCTCCGGTACGCGGCCGGTCCCGCCGGGAGGGCCGTCTTCACCCGTTACGGGCTCGCCGCCCCGGCCGGAGCCCGCTGA